A window of Candidatus Methylomirabilis tolerans contains these coding sequences:
- a CDS encoding sigma-54 dependent transcriptional regulator: protein MKRYGILIVDDEPDILTTLSLTFREDYDVFQAGSGAEGLAILEQQEIALIIADQRMPEMTGVEFLERSIAKRPLAIRMILTGYTDTASLIRAINAGRIYRYITKPWDRNELKITVKRAFESYELTMENQRLLKELQTANERLQTENLYLKREVEKEPHSDTIIGKGPAMRRVFDLVEKVIDSSATILLTGETGTGKGVIAHYLHHHSPRRGRLFIEQNCGALPETLLESELFGHRRGAFTGAVQDKKGLFDVADGGTLFLDEVSEMSPTMQVKLLQVVQDGRMRRVGETESRRVDVRIIAATNRDLESEVKKGAFRADLYYRLSVFPIRTPALRERREDIPLLVSYFLEKQCKKLKQPVIGLSQEAMQRLCDYDFPGNVRELQNLIERAVLLSGGSRLDVDEWLPRPSQTSRAAESPTLTQLEKDHILEQLQSRRGNLALVAQDLGISRTTLWRRMKAYQIPWGTRRVELGE, encoded by the coding sequence GGATCCTGATCGTGGATGACGAACCAGATATCTTAACGACCCTCTCCCTGACCTTCAGAGAGGATTATGATGTCTTTCAAGCCGGCAGTGGCGCTGAAGGGCTGGCGATCCTGGAGCAGCAGGAGATTGCCCTCATCATTGCAGATCAACGGATGCCGGAGATGACAGGAGTCGAATTCCTGGAGCGATCCATTGCCAAGCGTCCTCTGGCTATCAGGATGATTCTTACGGGCTATACGGACACGGCATCCCTCATTCGGGCGATCAACGCCGGCAGGATCTATCGCTATATCACCAAGCCATGGGATAGGAATGAATTGAAAATCACCGTCAAGCGTGCCTTCGAAAGCTATGAGCTGACCATGGAGAATCAGCGGCTTCTGAAGGAGCTTCAGACAGCTAACGAACGGCTACAGACGGAGAACCTGTATCTGAAGCGAGAGGTTGAAAAAGAACCTCATTCCGATACCATCATCGGCAAAGGTCCGGCGATGAGGCGTGTCTTCGACCTCGTGGAGAAGGTTATCGACAGCTCCGCCACGATCCTCCTGACCGGAGAAACGGGAACCGGAAAAGGGGTGATCGCCCACTACCTCCACCATCATAGCCCAAGACGAGGGAGGCTGTTTATCGAGCAAAACTGCGGGGCGCTACCGGAGACCCTTCTGGAAAGCGAGCTATTTGGCCATCGGCGTGGAGCGTTCACAGGGGCCGTGCAGGACAAGAAAGGACTCTTCGATGTGGCGGATGGGGGGACCCTCTTCCTGGATGAGGTTAGCGAGATGAGCCCCACGATGCAGGTCAAGCTGCTGCAGGTCGTTCAGGATGGCAGGATGCGGCGGGTCGGGGAGACCGAATCCAGACGGGTCGATGTCCGAATCATAGCGGCGACCAATAGAGACCTGGAGTCAGAGGTCAAAAAAGGCGCCTTTCGGGCGGACCTATACTACCGTTTGAGTGTCTTTCCCATCAGGACGCCTGCCTTACGGGAACGACGGGAGGATATCCCCTTGTTGGTGAGCTATTTTCTGGAAAAACAGTGCAAGAAGCTGAAACAGCCGGTCATAGGGCTGAGCCAAGAGGCCATGCAGCGCCTCTGCGACTATGACTTTCCAGGGAACGTCCGGGAACTGCAGAATCTGATCGAGCGGGCGGTACTGCTCAGTGGCGGATCTCGGCTCGACGTAGACGAGTGGCTGCCAAGGCCCTCTCAGACCTCCAGAGCGGCGGAGAGTCCCACCCTGACCCAACTTGAAAAGGACCATATCCTGGAGCAACTCCAGTCACGGAGAGGTAATCTCGCGCTGGTAGCCCAAGACCTGGGGATCAGTCGCACCACACTGTGGCGCCGGATGAAAGCCTATCAGATCCCCTGGGGTACCCGACGAGTAGAACTCGGCGAATAA